Genomic segment of Actinomycetota bacterium:
GTCCTGACGTGGCAGATGACCTGGCGTCGGAGGTGTTCCTGGTCGCGTTGCGTCGAGCAGCAGCGTTTGACGGCCGGGATCGTGAGGCTCTGCCGTGGCTGTACGGGATCGCGACGAACGTGCTGCATCGTCACCGTCGTGATGAGGTTCGTCGCTGGCGTGCCTTCCAACGTCTCGCCGGTCGAGAAGACGCATACGTCGATGTCGAGTTCGACGCGGTTGAGGACCGTCAGGCCGCCGCTCAGTTCAGGTCGTGCCTGGCTGCTGCGTTGAGCGAGATGGGGCGTCACCGTCGAGACGTACTCCTTCTCCACGCGTGGGAAGGACTCACCTATGAACAGATCGCACACGC
This window contains:
- a CDS encoding RNA polymerase sigma factor, which codes for MGQVEDARSDAEILAQVRVHPEEFANIFHRHYDTIHGYLARRIGPDVADDLASEVFLVALRRAAAFDGRDREALPWLYGIATNVLHRHRRDEVRRWRAFQRLAGREDAYVDVEFDAVEDRQAAAQFRSCLAAALSEMGRHRRDVLLLHAWEGLTYEQIAHALGVPVGTVRSRLWRARRMVRELCEPTGQQTGDGHLPIDRGGSQ